The Arachis hypogaea cultivar Tifrunner chromosome 14, arahy.Tifrunner.gnm2.J5K5, whole genome shotgun sequence genome has a segment encoding these proteins:
- the LOC112743406 gene encoding probable disease resistance protein At4g27220 has product MAATHKFSENYPHDLGQIQQSNAQLSELKRRKPVVLSNEVVGEDFERNVEKMWELVRDEKVLMIGIHGMGGVGKTCLATHLETQIKREGTFNHVIWVTVSREYTISKLQEDIAEAIGVKLGRDQRTRAAHLSSALSEKGKWVFILDDVWKFIDLQKVGIPRCGSKLILTSRLKHVLRQMDCPTLNIITMHPLSCSEGLELFLVGLGEDRKTHILKIAESIARECGGLPLAINVMARTMKDIEDIHQWRHALNKLRQKMEEEVFQVLKLSYDSLRHKSMQNSFLLCALYSEIHRDDKMIMMLVDSGAINGRRSLGEIFCEGHTIFNELEDHSLLLPHSKILRMKNSMRNMACRILNESQRCIVRYDQRLFGGIPHLLEWSADLDIVSLDTNRIEQIPAGISPNCPRLSTLILSNNHIISIPECFFTHMKSLAILDLSQNRSLTSLPDSLSDLSCLVSLLLHGCKALKKVPPLGRLQKLSRLVISGTSVEVVPGLEMLTNLTWLDLSYNKKLRLKAGSVLRDLTNLQCLNLFDSALLNVELEDVQGMISLEYFVAGFHDSKSYNNYVASIWNRGSTPKCYLLYLGDISDSEWILKAYDVIDPSDDNNQFLHLSDCKDLAHLLPKDITKLSIDFNTCWKSLCDALSNNASSSLMNIEVEGCTKMKSLFCLFGRCSFCSNLNNLQSLQLDDLESLTVICKEDVPVTNTITQPLKSNSIFSHLMRLNISYCHGITTLVTAALLPQLQNLQTLSAVRCYSLKEIFDERVSTISLPNLTTLELCHLPELEILCKGTIISTYLPKLEIDECPKFKNHHHFQVSSS; this is encoded by the coding sequence atggcaGCAACTCATAAGTTCAGTGAAAACTATCCACACGATCTTGGACAAATACAGCAATCAAATGCACAACTGAGCGAGCTTAAGCGGAGAAAGCCTGTGGTTTTGTCAAATGAAGTTGTTGGTGAAGATTTCGAGAGAAATGTGGAGAAGATGTGGGAGCTTGTTAGAGATGAGAAAGTGTTGATGATTGGGATACATGGAATGGGAGGGGTGGGTAAAACATGTCTTGCAACTCATttggaaactcaaatcaaaaggGAAGGAACCTTCAACCACGTCATTTGGGTCACCGTATCTCGTGAGTATACCATTTCAAAGCTTCAAGAAGACATCGCTGAAGCAATAGGTGTAAAGCTTGGTAGAGATCAGAGAACAAGAGCAGCACATTTGTCATCTGCTTTATCAGAGAAAGGAAAATGGGTGTTTATTTTAGATGATGTCTGGAAATTTATTGATCTGCAAAAGGTGGGAATCCCTCGTTGTGGCTCTAAACTGATTCTAACAAGTCGGCTGAAACATGTGCTTCGACAGATGGATTGCCCCACACTTAATATAATAACAATGCATCCTCTCTCTTGCAGTGAAGGTTTGGAGTTATTTCTTGTAGGACTTGGTGAAGATCGCAAAACTCATATATTAAAGATTGCAGAGTCTATTGCACGGGAATGTGGTGGTTTACCACTTGCAATCAATGTAATGGCCAGAACCATGAAAGACATTGAAGACATTCATCAGTGGAGACATGCGTTGAATAAACTTAGACAGAAGATGGAAGAAGAGGTATTTCAAGTATTAAAACTAAGCTATGATAGCTTAAGACATAAATCCATGCAAAATAGTTTCTTGCTTTGTGCATTATACTCTGAAATCCACAGAGATGATAAAATGATAATGATGCTGGTTGATAGTGGAGCTATAAATGGAAGGAGGAGCTTGGGAGAAATTTTTTGTGAAGGGCATACCATATTCAATGAACTTGAAGACCATTCGTTATTATTGCCTCATTCTAAGATTCTGAGGATGAAGAATTCAATGAGAAATATGGCATGTCGTATACTGAATGAATCTCAGAGGTGCATAGTGAGATATGATCAAAGATTATTTGGAGGAATACCTCACTTGCTGGAATGGAGTGCTGATTTGGACATAGTTTCTTTGGATACAAACAGGATTGAACAAATCCCAGCGGGTATATCACCAAATTGTCCAAGGTTATCCACCTTGATTCTCAGTAACAATCACATCATTAGCATTCCAGAATGCTTTTTCACACACATGAAATCTCTAGCAATACTTGACCTATCTCAAAATCGCAGTTTAACCTCACTACCGGATTCGCTGTCTGACTTGTCTTGTCTTGTTTCTCTACTGCTCCACGGATGTAAAGCTTTGAAAAAGGTGCCTCCATTGGGAAGGCTTCAAAAATTGTCAAGGTTGGTAATTTCAGGCACTTCAGTTGAGGTGGTTCCAGGCTTGGAAATGCTAACAAACTTAACATGGCTTGATCTCTCTTACAATAAAAAATTGAGGTTGAAAGCAGGGAGCGTACTACGTGATTTGACCAATTTGCAATGTCTCAATCTCTTCGACTCTGCTCTGTTAAACGTGGAATTAGAGGATGTACAAGGGATGATCTCACTCGAATATTTTGTGGCCGGCTTTCATGATAGCAAAAGCTATAACAATTATGTGGCAAGCATATGGAACAGAGGTTCTACACCCAAATGTTATCTTCTCTATTTGGGTGATATCTCTGATTCTGAATGGATTTTGAAAGCTTACGATGTTATTGATCCAAGTGATGACAACAACCAATTTCTACATTTATCAGATTGCAAAGACTTGGCTCATTTGCTGCCAAAAGATATTACCAAGCTCTCCATTGATTTTAATACGTGTTGGAAAAGCTTATGTGATGCTCTGTCAAataatgcttcttcttctttgatgaaCATCGAAGTTGAGGGTTGCACGAAAATGAAGAGCTTGTTTTGTTTATTTGGTAGATGTTCCTTTTGCAGTAATCTCAACAACCTTCAATCCTTGCAACTTGATGATTTGGAGAGCTTGACGGTCATTTGTAAAGAAGATGTTCCAGTTACTAATACAATAACACAGCCTCTCAAATCAAATTCCATCTTCTCTCATCTCATGCGCTTAAATATCTCATATTGCCATGGGATAACAACGTTGGTAACAGCAGCGTTATTGCCCCAACTTCAAAACCTGCAGACATTAAGTGCAGTGAGATGTTATTCATTGAAAGAAATATTTGATGAGCGTGTTTCCACCATTTCGCTCCCCAACCTAACCACACTCGAGTTGTGTCACTTGCCAGAGTTAGAGATTCTATGCAAAGGAACTATAATCTCTACATATTTGCCGAAATTGGAGATCGATGAGTGTCCTAAGTTTAAAAATCACCATCACTTTCAAGTCTCATCATCATAg